The following coding sequences are from one Epilithonimonas vandammei window:
- a CDS encoding tyrosine-type recombinase/integrase, which yields MIERFLDYIEVEKRYSPHTVTNYKKDLSDFSNFVLKTESSDDVVHIHKKVIKNFIAELSRSGISKRSINRKLSSLRSFYMFMLRLGEIRVSPMETIDSLKFYAEKRIPFSEDEMESIKTQVEDKGQITLLEKLIIETLYQTGIRKSELCNLLYSNVDFSKKEIFVIGKGNKARVIPVSDDLMADMKAYIDVRMPDTENQKYFFVNKKGKKLGEKFVYLVVNKYFSKVTSKQKRSPHILRHTFATHVLNGGAEISKVQKIMGHSSLASTQVYTSANIEELKKVYKNAHPRMKTPDKKQ from the coding sequence ATGATAGAACGTTTCCTGGATTATATAGAAGTAGAAAAAAGATATTCTCCTCATACCGTTACCAACTACAAAAAAGATTTATCCGATTTTTCAAATTTCGTTTTGAAAACAGAATCGTCAGATGATGTTGTTCACATTCACAAAAAAGTAATTAAAAATTTTATTGCGGAACTCAGCCGTTCAGGAATAAGCAAACGAAGCATTAACCGAAAACTATCATCATTACGTAGTTTTTATATGTTTATGCTCAGATTGGGCGAGATCAGAGTATCACCGATGGAAACGATTGATTCATTAAAATTCTATGCAGAGAAACGCATTCCTTTTTCCGAAGACGAAATGGAATCTATAAAAACCCAAGTAGAAGATAAAGGGCAAATAACACTTCTCGAAAAACTTATCATAGAAACACTTTACCAGACCGGAATCCGTAAATCGGAGCTTTGTAATCTTCTGTACTCAAATGTGGACTTTTCCAAAAAAGAAATTTTTGTCATAGGTAAAGGAAATAAAGCAAGAGTTATCCCAGTATCTGATGATTTGATGGCAGATATGAAAGCATATATTGATGTTAGAATGCCGGACACAGAAAATCAGAAATATTTTTTCGTTAACAAAAAAGGTAAAAAATTAGGTGAAAAGTTTGTTTATTTGGTAGTTAATAAGTACTTTAGTAAAGTCACTTCTAAGCAGAAAAGAAGTCCGCATATTCTCAGACATACTTTTGCAACGCATGTCTTGAATGGTGGGGCAGAGATCTCCAAGGTTCAGAAAATAATGGGACATTCTAGCCTGGCAAGTACGCAGGTTTATACAAGCGCCAATATAGAGGAACTGAAGAAAGTTTATAAAAACGCTCATCCTAGAATGAAGACACCAGACAAAAAACAATAG
- the hpf gene encoding ribosome hibernation-promoting factor, HPF/YfiA family yields the protein MKITIQTVGVTPHEPLKERIEKKLSKLETFYDKIVEAAVYLKVENTSDKNNKTIELVVKIPGNDIVVKKTGASFEESLDESVDTAKKLLIKKKELA from the coding sequence ATGAAAATTACAATTCAGACTGTAGGTGTTACACCTCACGAACCGTTGAAAGAAAGAATTGAAAAAAAATTGAGCAAACTAGAAACATTTTATGATAAAATAGTTGAGGCTGCAGTGTATCTTAAAGTAGAAAACACGTCCGATAAAAACAATAAAACCATAGAACTCGTAGTGAAGATTCCAGGGAATGATATAGTCGTTAAGAAGACTGGTGCCAGTTTTGAGGAAAGTTTGGATGAAAGTGTTGATACAGCTAAGAAACTGTTAATCAAGAAAAAAGAGTTGGCATAG